From the genome of Eucalyptus grandis isolate ANBG69807.140 chromosome 2, ASM1654582v1, whole genome shotgun sequence, one region includes:
- the LOC104421241 gene encoding LOW QUALITY PROTEIN: putative phospholipid-transporting ATPase 9 (The sequence of the model RefSeq protein was modified relative to this genomic sequence to represent the inferred CDS: inserted 1 base in 1 codon) encodes MGRGRKRQHHFGRIHTSSSGKDSFFGEHFLIGXPGFSRVVFCNDPDCIEADNQKYASNYVRSTKYTLATFLPKSLFEQFRRVANIYFLLCALLSFTPMSPYSAISNVLPLVVVIGVTMAKEIIEDWRRKKQDIAVNNRKVKVYCDDGVFNDTKWRDLKVGAVVKVEKDEFFPADLILLSSSYDEAICYVETMNLDGETNLKLKQALDATSKLQEDSDFQNFRAMIRCEDPNANLYSFIGTLDLGQEHHPLSPQQLLLRDSKLRNTDYIFGVVIFTGQDTKVIQNSTAPPSKRSKIERRMDKIVYSLFAFLVLLCTIGSIFFGISTSHDLDGEFMTRWYLRPDDTTIYYDPKRAVVAALLHFVTALMLYSYFIPISLYVSIEIVKVLQSIFINHDLHMYYEEGDKPAQARTSNLNEELGQVDTILSDKTGTLTCNSMEFIKCSVGGTAYGTGVTEVERAIARRKGSSLDEGMAGEEAHTEDKTSVKGFNFTDDRIMNGNWVNEPRADVIQKFLRLLAICHTAIPEVDEETGRISYEAESPDEAAFVIAARELGFEFFERTQTSISVRELDPTYGNKVERTYKLLSILEFSSSRKRMSVIVRDEEGKLLLLSKGADSVMFERLSETGREYVKQTKEHVNEYADAGLRTMVLAYRELDEDEYSEFNEAFTAAKNIVNADREEEIEAVEERIEKGLILLGATAVEDKLQNGVPDCIDKLAQAGIKMWVLTGDKMETAINIGFSCSLLRQGMMQIIINSETPENKSLEKAGDSSATAAAFKASVLHQINQGKVLLDASRESPDVLALIIDGNSLTYALEDDAKDMFLDLAIGCASVICCRSSPKQKALVTRLVKLKTGGTTLAIGDGANDVGMLQEADIGVGISGFEGMQAVMSSDIAIAQFRFLERLLLVHGHWCYRRMSSMICYFFYKNIAFGFTLFYFEAYAAFSGETAYNDWYLSFYNVFFTSLPVIALGVFDQDVSDHLCLRFPLLYQEGVQNMLFSWSRILGWALNGILSATCVFFFCISAVETQAFRKGGEVVGFEILGTTMYTCVVWVVNCQMALSINYFTYIQHLFIWGGIIFWYIFLLAYGAMDPDISTTAYMVFYEACAPAFSFWLITLFVLVSSLLPYFIYSAIQMRFFPMYHQMIHWITNDGQSDDPEYCRLVRQRSLKPTTVGYTARYEATSKRFEEVKVEEE; translated from the exons ATGGGCAGGGGCAGGAAAAGGCAGCACCACTTCGGCCGTATCCACACTTCTTCGAGCGGGAAAGACTCCTTCTTCGGCGAGCATTTCCTGATCG GGCCTGGCTTTTCGAGAGTGGTGTTTTGCAATGACCCGGATTGCATCGAGGCGGACAATCAGAAGTATGCTAGTAATTATGTGAGGAGCACTAAGTACACGCTTGCCACATTCCTTCCCAAGTCGTTGTTTGAGCAGTTCAGGAGGGTGGCCAACATATATTTCCTCCTCTGCGCTCTGTTATCTTTCACTCCGATGTCTCCTTACTCTGCCATAAGCAATGTCCTTCCTCTGGTTGTCGTTATCGGAGTCACGATGGCCAAGGAGATTATCGAAGATTGGCGGAGGAAGAAGCAG GATATCGCGGTTAACAATAGGAAGGTAAAAGTGTATTGCGATGATGGTGTTTTCAATGATACTAAATGGCGAGATTTGAAAGTTGGAGCTGTTGTGAAGGTAGAGAAGGATGAATTCTTCCCAGCTGACCTGATCTTACTCTCATCCAGTTATGATGAAGCAATTTGCTATGTTGAGACCATGAATCTTGATGGAGAAACCAACTTGAAGCTAAAACAAGCGCTTGATGCAACTTCGAAGTTGCAAGAGGACTCAGACTTTCAAAATTTTAGGGCCATGATTAGATGTGAAGACCCGAATGCAAACTTGTACTCTTTCATTGGGACCCTGGATCTTGGGCAAGAACACCACCCTCTAAGTCCTCAGCAACTTCTGCTAAGAGACTCCAAGCTACGTAATACAGATTACATCTTTGGGGTGGTCATTTTCACAGGACAAGACACGAAGGTCATTCAGAATTCAACTGCACCGCCCTCCAAGAGAAGCAAGATCGAGAGAAGAATGGATAAAATTGTGTACTCTTTGTTCGCATTCTTGGTTCTTCTCTGTACCATTGGCTCGATATTCTTTGGAATTTCTACTAGTCATGACCTTGATGGTGAATTTATGACAAGGTGGTATCTACGACCAGATGATACGACAATTTACTATGACCCCAAAAGAGCGGTGGTTGCAGCCTTATTGCATTTTGTGACAGCACTAATGTTGTACAGCTATTTCATCCCCATTTCCTTGTATGTGTCCATAGAAATTGTCAAGGTTCTTCAAAGCATCTTCATTAATCATGATCTGCATATGTACTATGAGGAAGGAGACAAGCCTGCTCAGGCCCGTACCTCGAATTTAAATGAAGAACTAGGCCAGGTTGATACGATTCTTTCCGATAAAACTGGCACTTTGACCTGCAATTCCATGGAATTCATAAAGTGTTCTGTGGGTGGGACTGCTTATGGCACCGGAGTCACGGAAGTTGAAAGGGCTATTGCCAGGAGAAAAGGGTCATCTTTAGATGAAGGGATGGCAGGAGAGGAAGCCCACACTGAGGACAAGACATCTGTAAAGGGATTTAATTTCACTGATGATCGGATTATGAATGGTAACTGGGTAAATGAGCCTCGGGCAGATGTCATCCAGAAGTTCCTGCGCTTGTTGGCAATTTGCCACACTGCAATCCCAGAAGTGGATGAAGAAACAGGAAGAATCTCATATGAAGCCGAATCACCAGATGAGGCAGCATTCGTCATTGCGGCGAGAGaacttggttttgaattttttgagaGGACTCAGACGAGCATCTCAGTGCGCGAATTAGACCCGACATATGGAAACAAAGTGGAAAG AACCTATAAGCTGTTAAGTATATTGGAGTTCAGTAGCTCGAGGAAGCGGATGTCTGTAATTGTGAGGGATGAGGAAGGGAAGCTATTACTCCTCTCCAAAGGAGCCGACAG TGTCATGTTCGAGAGACTTTCAGAAACTGGAAGGGAATATGTAAAACAGACAAAGGAGCATGTAAATGAATATGCCGATGCAGGTTTGAGGACAATGGTGCTAGCATATCGTGAACTCGATGAGGATGAGTACAGTGAGTTCAATGAGGCATTTACAGCTGCAAAGAATATAGTTAATGCTGATCGTGAGGAAGAGATTGAGGCAGTTGAAGAAAGGATTGAGAAGGGTTTAATTCTCCTAGGGGCCACAGCTGTTGAGGATAAACTTCAAAATGGG GTTCCTGATTGCATTGATAAACTTGCTCAAGCTGGAATCAAGATGTGGGTTCTCACAGGAGACAAGATGGAGACGGCGATCAACATTGG CTTTTCCTGTAGCTTGCTTAGACAAGGTATGATGCAGATAATAATAAACTCTGAGACACCAGAGAATAAGTCCTTGGAGAAAGCAGGGGACAGTTCTGCCACTGCTGCG GCTTTCAAGGCAAGTGTCCTCCATCAGATAAACCAAGGCAAAGTTTTGCTTGATGCTTCGAGGGAAAGCCCTGACGTGTTGGCATTGATTATTGATGGCAACTCACTTACTTATGCTCTGGAAGACGATGCCAAGGACATGTTTCTCGACCTTGCCATTGGCTGTGCATCTGTTATTTGCTGTCGCTCATCTCCCAAACAGAAAGCATTA GTCACAAGGCTGGTTAAACTCAAAACAGGCGGTACCACTTTAGCTATTGGTGATGGCGCAAATGATGTCGGAATGCTTCAGGAAGCAGATATCGGAGTCGGCATTAGCGGATTTGAAGGAATGCAG gCTGTTATGTCTAGCGACATTGCAATTGCACAGTTCCGGTTTCTGGAAAGGTTGCTACTTGTCCACGGGCATTGGTGCTACCGAAGGATGTCATCAATG ATCTGCTATTTCTTCTACAAGAACATTGCCTTTGGCTTCACGCTGTTCTACTTTGAGGCCTATGCTGCATTCTCTGGAGAAACCGCTTACAACGATTGGTATCTCTCGTTTTACAACGTTTTCTTCACCTCGCTCCCCGTAATTGCCCTCGGAGTATTCGACCAAGATGTCTCAGATCACTTATGTCTCAGG TTCCCGCTTCTGTACCAAGAAGGCGTGCAAAACATGCTTTTCAGCTGGAGCAGAATCCTAGGATGGGCGCTAAACGGAATCCTCAGTGCCACCtgcgtcttcttcttctgtaTCTCCGCTGTGGAGACTCAAGCATTTAGGAAAGGGGGTGAAGTGGTCGGCTTCGAAATCCTTGGAACGACAATGTACACCTGTGTCGTTTGGGTTGTCAACTGCCAGATGGCGCTATCGATCAACTACTTCACCTACATTCAACATCTCTTTATCTGGGGAGGGATTATATTTTGGTACATATTCCTCCTAGCATACGGAGCAATGGACCCTGATATATCCACGACCGCCTATATGGTCTTCTACGAGGCATGCGCACCGGCTTTCTCATTTTGGCTCATCACGCTCTTCGTTCTGGTCTCGTCGCTCCTGCCATATTTCATTTACTCAGCCATTCAAATGCGGTTTTTCCCAATGTACCATCAGATGATACATTGGATAACGAATGATGGGCAATCGGATGATCCCGAATACTGTCGACTGGTGCGTCAGAGATCTTTGAAGCCCACCACAGTCGGTTACACGGCTCGTTATGAGGCGACATCAAAACGCTTCGAGGAGGTCAAGGTTGAGGAAGAATGA
- the LOC104421279 gene encoding kinesin-like protein KIN-8A — protein sequence MPVSTRSHSQSGSRGQSNEDDDSCPGPRSRAAQMSGLNLPLRNPHHGLKEKMKELTLLYEQQKQARNVSRTTAAAAEEQSGNRAGFSTHPSVELFGSKEPKVEDGSRPGQVMRENTMTNSTITRTFVLPQPSKPNPNPRAGDAKENIGSGQDRIIGFSTCPRKVVPVATATTVARRLSLGGGAAKVVPEMEKPEAARERNCGGDHSRILVFVRLRPMAKREREAGSRCCVRIANRRDVYLTEFGNENDYLRLKRLRGRHFAFDASFPDTATQHEVYSATTAELVEAVLQGRNGSVFCYGATGAGKTYTMLGTVENPGVMVLAIKDLFTKIRQRSCDGNHVVHLSYLEVYNETVRDLLSPGRPLVLREDKQGIVAAGLTQYRAYSTDEVMALLFQGNQNRTTEPTRANETSSRSHAILQVMVEYRVKDAAMNVINRVGKLSLIDLAGSERALATDQRTLRSLEGANINRSLLALSSCINALVEGKRHIPYRNSKLTQLLKDSLGGSCNTVMIANISPSNLSFGETQNTLHWADRAKQIRAKASEVNEETLQVPESEADRAKLLLELQKENRELRAQLARQQQKLLTLQAQSLAAQSSPTPSSVTSLLTPPTSGLPNEKRRPRASFLSGTCFTPEFKPKGADEVIKDLQQIVKALEADMQKMKKEHAFELKQKDDCIKQLSRKGERRSSIGVAREGAKRVATRASSRPKEPSTGEIRSPGHRFKSPIPTAKKRSFWDITTANSPSAATFNGRKTRSHVVPDLAGAPSMLLQPGFTRRRPPENVSSRGD from the exons ATGCCAGTGTCGACGCGGTCCCACTCGCAGAGCGGCAGCCGAGGGCAGAGCAATGAGGACGACGACTCGTGCCCGGGGCCGCGGTCGAGGGCGGCCCAGATGAGCGGCCTGAACCTCCCGCTGCGGAACCCGCACCACGGCTTGaaagagaagatgaaggagCTGACCCTCCTCTACGAGCAGCAGAAGCAGGCGAGGAACGTTTCAAgaacgacggcggcggcggcggaggagcagAGCGGGAACCGTGCCGGCTTCTCGACCCACCCGAGCGTCGAGCTCTTCGGATCGAAGGAGCCGAAAGTGGAAGACGGGTCGAGGCCGGGTCAGGTCATGAGGGAGAACACGATGACCAACTCGACGATCACCAGAACGTTCGTCCTGCCCCAGCCCAGCAAGCCGAACCCGAACCCGAGGGCCGGGGACGCGAAGGAGAACATCGGCTCCGGCCAGGACAGGATAATCGGGTTCTCGACCTGCCCGAGGAAGGTGGTCCCAGTGGCTACTGCCACCACGGTGGCGAGGAGGCTGTCCTTGGGGGGTGGGGCTGCCAAGGTCGTTCCGGAAATGGAGAAGCCGGAGGCGGCCAGGGAGAGGAATTGCGGCGGCGATCATAGCCGGATTCTGGTGTTCGTGAGGCTGCGGCCGAtggcgaagagagagagggaggcgggGTCGAGGTGCTGCGTGAGGATCGCGAACCGGAGGGACGTGTACTTGACGGAGTTCGGGAATGAGAACGATTACCTGAGGCTCAAGAGGCTGAGAGGGAGGCATTTCGCTTTCGATGCGTCGTTCCCGGACACCGCTACTCAGCATGAAGTTTATTCCGCTAC AACAGCGGAATTAGTCGAAGCAGTTCTGCAGGGTAGGAATGGATCCGTATTCTGCTATGGTGCGACTGGAGCTGGAAAGACTTACACAATGCTCGGTACTGTTGAGAATCCTGGAGTCATGGTTTTGGCAATTAAGGATCTCTTCACCAAAATCAGGCAGAGGAGCTGTGATGGAAACCACGTGGTTCATCTGTCCTATCTCGAGGTCTACAACGAAACTGTCCGTGATTTGCTTTCTCCTGGAAGGCCTCTTGTTCTCAGAGAAGACAAACAG GGGATTGTGGCAGCTGGTCTCACACAGTATAGAGCTTATTCAACAGATGAA GTAATGGCACTGCTTTTCCAAGGGAACCAAAACCGAACTACTGAACCGACACGGGCCAATGAAACATCTTCCCGATCCCATGCCATTCTCCAG GTTATGGTTGAATATCGAGTAAAAGATGCAGCCATGAATGTGATCAACCGAGTGGGTAAGTTGTCGTTGATCGATCTTGCTGGGTCAGAGAGAGCTCTTGCCACAGATCAGAGAACTCTTAGATCACTCGAGGGTGCCAACATTAATCGGTCTCTTCTTGCACTAAGTAGCTGCATTAATGCTCTTGTGGAGGGAAAAAGGCACATTCCATACCGAAACTCGAAGCTCACACAGCTGCTCAAGGACTCTCTAGGGGGATCTTGTAATACTGTGATGATCGCCAATATCAGTCCAAGCAATCTCTCATTTGGGGAGACACAAAACACACTTCATTGGGCAGACCGAGCCAAACAAATCCGTGCCAAG GCAAGCGAGGTGAATGAAGAAACATTGCAGGTACCAGAATCAGAAGCCGACCGGGCCAAGCTCTTACTGGAGTTACAGAAAGAGAATCGAGAATTGCGAGCGCAATTGGCTCGGCAGCAACAGAAGCTCCTTACCCTTCAGGCACAGTCCTTGGCTGCCCAATCATCTCCCACCCCATCCTCCGTGACCTCTCTGTTGACTCCTCCTACATCAGGCCTGCCAAATGAAAAACGGAGACCCAGAGCTTCTTTCTTATCAGGCACTTGTTTCACTCCAGAATTCAAACCGAAGGGAGCGGATGAAGTGATTAAAGACCTTCAACAGATCGTCAAGGCCTTGGAGGCAGACatgcaaaagatgaagaaagaacaCGCTTTTGAATTGAAACAGAAGGACGACTGCATAAAGCAGCTTTCACGAAAGGGTGAAAGAAGATCATCGATAGGAGTGGCAAGGGAAGGAGCGAAAAGGGTAGCCACAAGGGCTAGCTCGAGACCTAAGGAGCCGAGCACTGGCGAGATTAGGAGCCCGGGTCACCGGTTTAAATCACCAATTCCCACGGCTAAGAAGCGCAGCTTTTGGGACATAACAACGGCTAATAGCCCTTCGGCTGCCACGTTCAATGGAAGAAAGACCAGAAGCCATGTTGTTCCCGACCTGGCTGGAGCTCCCTCCATGCTACTTCAG CCGGGTTTCACCCGTAGAAGGCCCCCTGAAAATGTTTCAAGTAGAGGCGACTAA
- the LOC104421251 gene encoding protein Dr1 homolog isoform X1, whose amino-acid sequence MDPMDIVGKSKEDASLPKATMTKIIKEMLPPDVRVARDAQDLLIECCVEFINLVSSESNDVCNREEKRTIAPEHVLKALEVLGFGEYIEEVYAAYEQHKHETMQDSLKGGKWSNGAEMTEEALLAEQQRMFAEARARMNGGAAVPKQADVDSNVES is encoded by the exons ATGGACCCGATGGATATAGTGGGGAAATCGAAGGAGGATGCGTCGCTCCCCAAAG CAACTATGACAAAAATTATAAAGGAAATGCTACCGCCCGATGTTCGTGTTGCACGAGATGCTCAAGATCTATTAATCGAGTGTTGTGTAG AGTTCATAAACCTGGTGTCATCTGAATCGAATGATGTTTGTAATCGAGAGGAGAAAAGAACGATTGCTCCTGAGCATGTACTCAAGGCATTAGAG GTTCTTGGGTTTGGGGAGTACATTGAAGAGGTTTATGCAGCTTATGAACAACATAAGCACGAGACGATG CAGGATTCTCTTAAAGGTGGTAAATGGAGTAATGGAGCCGAGATGACTGAAGAAGCATTGCTAGCAGAACAGCAAAGGATGTTTGCCGAGGCACGTGCCAGGATGAATGGTGGGGCAGCCGTCCCCAAACAAGCAGATGTAGACTCTAATGTAGAGAGCTAA
- the LOC104421251 gene encoding protein Dr1 homolog isoform X2 → MDPMDIVGKSKEDASLPKATMTKIIKEMLPPDVRVARDAQDLLIECCVEFINLVSSESNDVCNREEKRTIAPEHVLKALEVLGFGEYIEEVYAAYEQHKHETMDSLKGGKWSNGAEMTEEALLAEQQRMFAEARARMNGGAAVPKQADVDSNVES, encoded by the exons ATGGACCCGATGGATATAGTGGGGAAATCGAAGGAGGATGCGTCGCTCCCCAAAG CAACTATGACAAAAATTATAAAGGAAATGCTACCGCCCGATGTTCGTGTTGCACGAGATGCTCAAGATCTATTAATCGAGTGTTGTGTAG AGTTCATAAACCTGGTGTCATCTGAATCGAATGATGTTTGTAATCGAGAGGAGAAAAGAACGATTGCTCCTGAGCATGTACTCAAGGCATTAGAG GTTCTTGGGTTTGGGGAGTACATTGAAGAGGTTTATGCAGCTTATGAACAACATAAGCACGAGACGATG GATTCTCTTAAAGGTGGTAAATGGAGTAATGGAGCCGAGATGACTGAAGAAGCATTGCTAGCAGAACAGCAAAGGATGTTTGCCGAGGCACGTGCCAGGATGAATGGTGGGGCAGCCGTCCCCAAACAAGCAGATGTAGACTCTAATGTAGAGAGCTAA